A genomic region of Lycium ferocissimum isolate CSIRO_LF1 unplaced genomic scaffold, AGI_CSIRO_Lferr_CH_V1 ctg4952, whole genome shotgun sequence contains the following coding sequences:
- the LOC132044586 gene encoding uncharacterized protein LOC132044586, translating into MATFGLQSYSSPSLSVRSPPSTLLLHIPQRYNLTSNSSFTRLKMSIPSTPQTTTIPDNHTVLGCGMAAVDFLVAVDSYPKPDDKIRSTSFHVQGGGNAGNALTCAALVWVYLQELYQRFEHIACKYQLTV; encoded by the exons ATGGCGACGTTTGGCTTGCAGTCATACAGCTCCCCGTCACTTTCCGTCCGATCACCGCCGTCAACTCTACTACTTCATATTCCTCAACGCTATAATCTTACCTCTAACTCTTCTTTTACCAG GTTGAAAATGTCAATTCCGTCAACCCCACAAACTACAACAATCCCTGACAATCACACAGTT CTAGGTTGTGGAATGGCCGCAGTGGATTTCCTTGTTGCTgttgattcttatcctaagCCTGACGATAAGATTCGAAGCACAAGTTTTCAC GTTCAAGGAGGTGGTAATGCAGGGAACGCTTTGACTTGTGCAGCTCTCGTTTGGGTCTATCTCCAAGAATTATACCAAAGGTTTGAGCACATCGCTTGTAAATATCAATTGACTGTATAA